The Alphaproteobacteria bacterium genome segment TAAAATTTTTTCTATTTCATCTTGTGATAAATGATCCACAAGATCATATGCATAATGAGCTATGATAATTCTACCTTCCACATTAATCAAAAAATCTGCGGGCATTCTATAAAAATTACTTTCAGCTTCTGGTATAAGGGAAAAACCTTTTTCTTCCGCTACACTCACCCTTTGTTGAACTTTAGGTAAATTCATAGAATGATTAATTTTAATTTCTGAATTTTCTACATTATAAAGTTTGTAAAGAACACCTTCCGGATCTGCAATAAGAGGAAAAGGTACATCTTGTCTACCCACATATTTCAACATATTTTCTTGGGACGATTCAAAAACAGCCAAAATTTCTAATCCTTTTGCTTTATAGATGGGATAACGTTGGATAAGATCATGAATTTGTAAATTACATAAAGCACAAGCTGCATTGCGAAAAAAAGATAGCAAAATTTTTTTACCCCTAAAATTTTCTAAATGAATAGGATTATTAAAAATATCCAAAGTTTTAAATAAAGGGGCCAGTGTATCATTTGTAATATCTTGCATAATATTTTCCTTTCTATATT includes the following:
- a CDS encoding redoxin domain-containing protein, whose translation is MQDITNDTLAPLFKTLDIFNNPIHLENFRGKKILLSFFRNAACALCNLQIHDLIQRYPIYKAKGLEILAVFESSQENMLKYVGRQDVPFPLIADPEGVLYKLYNVENSEIKINHSMNLPKVQQRVSVAEEKGFSLIPEAESNFYRMPADFLINVEGRIIIAHYAYDLVDHLSQDEIEKIL